A single genomic interval of Helicoverpa armigera isolate CAAS_96S chromosome 22, ASM3070526v1, whole genome shotgun sequence harbors:
- the LOC110373620 gene encoding serine protease 3, protein MLLQSGLFVLLVAVLQVSARSKNIEPVLIDNVIREEYDAAPSSSRIVSGWEARPGQHPHHAALRLVSEVGGVSGCGGSIVSKEWVITAAHCTAGRITVVVRGGVVSLTDPEYIFETTEFYNHPQYNDLLPLVVQPHDISLVKVQRPFVYSRLLSPIRVQSRADAYRNYDGEQVYASGHGRTWTLGPVTEVLNWVYLNAVSNPACGAIFGNALIIDTTICARFFNVTSQSTCQGDSGGPLVHVGSDGVPTLIGVTSFVAGGDFGCHSGLPAGFIRPGPYHSWFQDVTGIDFENLQEDDDDDDDNNVTTPAPESEEEEDPDTPAPPADSEEEDDEDESTPKPDESEEDSSDSSESDEDGEMSELLKRLEVKVKVKVRFNKYKVKKELEKEKEIKKRH, encoded by the exons ATGTTATTGCAATCGGGCTTGTTCGTTCTACTGGTAGCTGTTTTACAG GTATCAGCTCGTTCCAAAAATATAGAACCAGTCTTAATTGACAATGTAATCAGGGAAG AATACGATGCAGCACCATCATCGTCGCGTATCGTGTCTGGTTGGGAAGCCAGGCCTGGTCAGCATCCTCACCATGCTGCCCTGCGACTGGTTAGTGAGGTCGGGGGAGTGAGCGGCTGCGGAGGTTCCATTGTTTCCAAGGAATGGGTCATCACTGCTGCTCATTGTACCGCTGG CCGTATAACCGTTGTCGTCCGCGGTGGCGTGGTGTCCCTCACCGACCCGGAGTACATCTTCGAGACCACAGAGTTCTACAACCATCCCCAGTACAATGACCTGCTACCGCTCGTTGTGCAGCCACATGACATCTCCCTTGTTAAAGTGCAGAGGCCTTTCGTTTACAGCA GGTTGCTGAGTCCGATCCGCGTGCAGTCGAGAGCTGATGCTTACCGAAACTACGATGGAGAGCAGGTCTACGCCAGTGGACACGGCAGGACATGGACTTTGg GACCCGTAACTGAGGTGTTGAACTGGGTGTACCTGAACGCCGTCTCCAATCCTGCCTGTGGCGCCATCTTTGGAAACGCTCTCATCATCGACACCACCATCTGCGCACGATTCTTCAACGTTACCTCACAGTCTACTTGCCAG GGTGACAGCGGTGGTCCATTGGTCCACGTTGGCTCCGACGGAGTACCTACCCTCATCGGTGTCACATCCTTCGTCGCTGGTGGCGACTTCGGCTGCCACTCTGGACTCCCTGCTG GTTTCATTCGTCCCGGACCTTACCACTCCTGGTTCCAAGACGTGACCGGCATTGACTTCGAGAATTTGCAAGAAgacgatgatgacgatgatgataataatgtgACCACACCAGCGCCAGAATCTGAGGAAGAAGAAGACCCTGATACCCCAGCGCCACCTGCTGACTCAGAAGAAgaagatgatgaagatgaatCTACTCCCAAACCCGACGAGTCTGAGGAAGACAGCTCCGACAGCTCGGAGTCTGACGAAGATGGAGAAATGTCAGAACTACTGAAACGCCTTGAAGtgaaagtcaaagtcaaggTCAGGTTCAACAAATACAAGGTCAAGAAGGAACTGGAAAAGGAAAAAGAGATTAAGAAACgccattga
- the LOC110373621 gene encoding ceramide synthase, whose amino-acid sequence MEAAVSKTKHRTAMAILAVCNAGSLAAATNLVISLNPEDKITAKRGGALTALGFVYFMTLFELLNALALSTGAGARFRHKYRLSCGDVLDITNKLVSAVQAALSCVTGAIVCLWSCTRDFMRSSHYMSEAYAWFGAAYFFYDIWSMYMVHVQMNSNSDMSVKRRPSKNGSAPALPSGDGAVVKKQGTSFLAYCKHEPVILMHHLFIGGFGFLVIVYLRGNLGDCTFGFVYLMELSTPFVSVRGILSRLKLKSSRLYVVNGILMLLTFFVCRVISLPYVCLLYSRVIGLSYVDAIKSLPTGCKISICILLLPQLYWFYLMSAGALKMLVQRPRPAAADSTRKRS is encoded by the exons ACGAAGCATCGCACGGCGATGGCGATCCTCGCGGTGTGCAACGCGGGCTCCTTGGCTGCGGCCACCAACCTGGTCATCTCGCTCAACCCTGAAGACAA AATAACAGCAAAACGTGGAGGTGCGCTCACAGCGCTCGGCTTCGTCTACTTCATGACGTTGTTTGAGCTGCTGAACGCGCTCGCCCTGTCTACTGGCGCCGGCGCACGGTTCCGGCACAAGTACAGACTCAGCTGCGGGGATGTGCTCGATATTACTAATAA GCTGGTGTCAGCAGTGCAGGCAGCCCTGTCATGCGTGACAGGCGCCATAGTGTGTCTGTGGTCGTGCACTCGCGACTTCATGCGCAGCTCGCACTACATGTCCGAGGCGTACGCCTGGTTCGGCGCTGCCTACTTCTTCTATGATATTTGGAGCATGTATATG GTACACGTCCAAATGAACTCTAACAGTGACATGTCCGTCAAGCGGCGTCCGTCCAAGAACGGGTCCGCGCCCGCGCTCCCCTCGGGGGACGGCGCGGTCGTCAAGAAGCAAGGCACCTCGTTCCTGGCTTACTGCAAGCATGAACCCGTTATATTGATGCACCATCTATTCATTGGGGGTTTCGGGTTCTTGGTTATTGTG TACCTCCGCGGCAACCTAGGCGACTGCACCTTCGGCTTCGTCTACTTAATGGAACTGTCAACCCCCTTCGTCTCCGTCCGCGGGATCCTCTCGCGACTCAAGCTCAAGTCTTCCCGCCTCTACGTGGTGAACGGCATACTGATGCTACTGACGTTCTTCGTGTGCCGGGTGATCAGTCTGCCGTATGTCTGCTTGTTGTATAGCAGGGTTATTGGCCTTTCGTATGTCGAT GCAATAAAATCCCTACCAACCGGCTGCAAGATCTCCATATGCATACTCCTTCTGCCCCAACTATACTGGTTCTACTTAATGTCAGCCGGAGCCCTGAAGATGTTAGTCCAAAGGCCTCGGCCGGCTGCCGCCGACTCTACGCGCAAGCGCAGCTGA